A genomic window from Pecten maximus chromosome 4, xPecMax1.1, whole genome shotgun sequence includes:
- the LOC117325053 gene encoding uncharacterized protein LOC117325053: MFIKHRVNCDDKKNNAGNRLIDFCKFNDLFICNGRTGHDKSVGKLTCKNASVVDYVLCSSKLVKNIDDFEILDFNSLLSDVHCPISFTLHFDDVLNTTISCNNPTKMEEGINKWKAEKAVDFVNNIDDDSIKYITDLINNCNDPLELNIDELIDKCCNILLHAAKNSLGINIKKRNVNNKSVASNKPWFDLNCKKARKTYRQCKVQYRRRRNEYFYNKYKESEKAYKYTMNKSIKTYKYDVRKKLETMKSKNPRDYWKLLKGNGNRKPKGKIPLDTFFNFYKDLNASVDDGITDLHEGHDGPINEFFNSDITKD; this comes from the exons atgtttataaaacatagaGTAAACTGTGATGATAAAAAGAACAATGCAGGTAACCGGTTGATTGATTTCTGTAAATTCAATGACTTATTTATATGCAATGGTAGAACCGGTCACGATAAAAGTGTTGGTAAACTCACTTGTAAAAACGCTAGTGTGGTTGATTATGTATTATGCTCGTCAAAGCTTGTTAAAAATATCGATGATTTTGAAATCTTAGATTTTAATTCCTTATTATCTGATGTACATTGTCCAATTTCATTTACCTTACATTTTGACGATGTTTTAAATACTACTATTTCATGTAATAATCCAACAAAAATGGAGGAGGGAATTAACAAATGGAAGGCTGAAAAAGCGGTGGATTTCGTTAATAATATTGATGATGACTCGATCAAATATATTACTGATTTGATTAATAACTGTAATGACCCATTGGAACTTAATATTGACGAGCTGATAGataaatgttgtaatatattattgCACGCAGCTAAAAATTCACTTGGCATTAATATTAAGAAACGTAATGTGAATAACAAGTCAGTCGCATCCAATAAACCCTGGTTTGATCTTAATTGCAAAAAAGCTAGAAAAACATACAGACAATGTAAAGTTCAGTACAGACGGCGTCGTAACGagtatttttataataaatacaaaGAATCTGAAAAAGCTTATAAATATACTATGAATAAAAGTATTAAAACTTATAAATATGATGTACGAAAAAAGTTGGAAACTATGAAAAGCAAGAATCCAAGAGATTATTGGAAGCTGCTGAAAGGTAATGGAAATAGAAAACCTAAAGGAAAAATTCCTCTAGatacttttttcaatttttataaaGACCTCAACGCAAGTGTTGATGATGGTATTACTGATTTACATGAAG GTCATGATGGCCCTATTAATGAATTTTTTAATTCTGATATAACCAAAGATTAG
- the LOC117325055 gene encoding probable thiopurine S-methyltransferase translates to MSEGNVTKERPINQFGDHKDTTDMSCKDWNERWKKEQTQFHMSIVHPMLLKHINRLTDGKSNLRIFVPLCGKSMDVKWLSDQGHEIVGCDCSEAGCKEIFERDNIPYTSEYRHSVQSTLLKATDRKLSLYVGDFFHLQKKEIGEFDCVWDRGSLVAIPVKRRQEYADILVSVMANETKYLLDCFLVDNVIFGGPPFNCNEKNVKEYFGSQCVVEKIDQRDALTKWQTETWKVKSFLEELYLIRIK, encoded by the exons ATGTCAGAAGGAAACGTGACAAAAG AGAGGCCGATCAACCAGTTCGGGGATCATAAAGATACAACAGATATGTCATGTAAAGACTGGAATGAGCGATGGAAGAAGGAACAGACACAATTTCATATGTCGATCGTCCATCC GATGTTGCTGAAACACATCAATCGGCTTACAGATGGAAAATCTAACCTCCGGATTTTTGTACCATTATGTGGGAAAAGTATGGACGTGAAATG GTTATCAGACCAAGGCCATGAGATAGTTGGATGTGACTGCTCTGAAGCCGGATGTAAAGAGATCTTCGAAAGAGACAACATTCCTTACACAAGTGAATACAGACATAGTGTACAGAGTACATTACTCAAG GCGACAGACAGGAAGTTGTCACTCTATGTTGGAGATTTCTTTCACCTCCAAAA GAAAGAAATCGGAGAGTTTGATTGTGTTTGGGATCGAGGATCACTGGTTGCTATACCTGTAAAGAGGAGACAAGA gTATGCCGACATACTTGTTTCTGTCATGGCAAATGAAACAAAGTACCTACTTGACTGTTTTCTAGTTGACAACGTCATCTTtggag GACCACCGTTTAACTGCAACGAAAAGAATGTGAAGGAATACTTTG GATCGCAATGTGTAGTTGAAAAGATCGACCAGAGAGATGCGCTTACGAAATGGCAGACAGAGACCTGGAAAGTTAAGAGTTTCTTGGAGGAGTTGTATTTGATCCGGATAAAGTGA